In one window of Streptomyces sp. FXJ1.172 DNA:
- a CDS encoding nitronate monooxygenase produces MSSALTDLFPQPIVQAPMAGGVSVPQLVAAVSEAGGLGFLAAGYKTADGMYQEIKQLRGLTSRPFGVNVFVPQPEYAESGAVEVYAHQLAGEAAWYETELGDPDSGRDDGYEAKLAVLLDNPVPVVSFHFGVPGREVLDRLRRAGTLTLVTATTAEEARAVERAGADAVIAQGVEAGGHQGTHRDLPENDGSGTGLLSLVAQVREAVGIPVVAAGGIMRGSQIAAVLAAGASAAQLGTAFLATPESGAHTLHKQALTNPLFARTELTRAFSGRPARGLVNRFLREHGPYAPAAYPEIHHLTSPLRKAAAKAGDAQGMALWAGQGHRLARDLPAGELVAVLAAELAAARTALSAGGDGR; encoded by the coding sequence ATGTCCTCCGCGCTGACCGATCTCTTCCCCCAGCCGATCGTGCAGGCCCCCATGGCGGGCGGTGTCTCCGTCCCGCAGCTCGTCGCCGCCGTCTCCGAGGCCGGTGGCCTCGGGTTCCTCGCCGCCGGTTACAAGACCGCCGACGGGATGTACCAGGAGATCAAGCAGCTGCGGGGGCTCACCAGCCGCCCCTTCGGCGTGAACGTGTTCGTGCCCCAGCCCGAGTACGCCGAGTCGGGTGCCGTGGAGGTCTACGCCCACCAGCTGGCCGGCGAGGCCGCCTGGTACGAGACCGAGCTGGGCGATCCCGACAGCGGGCGGGACGACGGCTACGAGGCCAAGCTCGCCGTGCTCCTCGACAACCCGGTGCCGGTGGTCTCCTTCCACTTCGGGGTGCCGGGCCGGGAGGTGCTCGACCGGCTGCGCCGCGCCGGCACCCTCACCCTGGTCACGGCCACCACCGCCGAGGAGGCCCGCGCGGTCGAGCGGGCCGGCGCGGACGCGGTGATCGCGCAGGGCGTGGAGGCCGGCGGTCATCAGGGCACCCACCGGGATCTCCCCGAGAACGACGGCTCCGGCACAGGACTGCTGTCACTGGTCGCGCAGGTCCGCGAGGCCGTGGGCATCCCGGTCGTCGCGGCCGGCGGCATCATGCGCGGCAGCCAGATCGCCGCCGTCCTCGCGGCGGGCGCGAGCGCGGCCCAGCTGGGCACCGCGTTCCTCGCCACCCCCGAGTCCGGCGCCCACACCCTGCACAAGCAGGCGCTGACCAACCCCCTGTTCGCGCGCACCGAGTTGACCCGCGCCTTCTCCGGCCGCCCGGCGCGCGGACTGGTCAACCGCTTCCTGCGCGAGCACGGCCCGTACGCCCCCGCCGCGTACCCGGAGATCCACCACCTCACCTCGCCGCTGCGCAAGGCCGCCGCCAAGGCCGGGGACGCGCAGGGCATGGCGCTGTGGGCGGGCCAGGGCCACCGGCTGGCCCGGGACCTGCCGGCCGGGGAACTGGTGGCGGTGCTGGCGGCCGAACTCGCCGCCGCCCGGACAGCGTTGTCGGCCGGGGGTGACGGGCGATGA
- a CDS encoding 16S rRNA (uracil(1498)-N(3))-methyltransferase, with protein MTAPVFVVEHFDADGDQYVLDGPEGRHAVSVKRLQPGEEVVLTDGAGRHAVCEVLGSEGKDRLIVRMSGITEEPAPSPRITVVQALPKGDRGEVAVETMTEVGVDAIVPWQAARCITQWKGDRGLKALGKWRATAREAGKQSRRVRFPEVADAATTKQVAALLAEADFAAVLHSDFEHDNRPLATAELPAEGEIVLVVGPEGGVARDELALFEEAGAKAYVLGPTVLRTSTAGTAAAALLLGRTGRWS; from the coding sequence ATGACGGCCCCGGTCTTCGTCGTCGAGCACTTCGACGCGGACGGCGACCAGTACGTCCTGGACGGTCCCGAGGGCCGCCACGCGGTCTCCGTCAAGCGGCTGCAGCCCGGTGAGGAGGTCGTCCTCACCGACGGCGCCGGACGCCACGCCGTGTGCGAGGTGCTCGGCAGCGAGGGCAAGGACCGGCTGATCGTGCGCATGAGCGGCATCACTGAGGAGCCGGCGCCCAGCCCCCGCATCACCGTCGTCCAGGCCCTGCCCAAGGGCGACCGGGGCGAGGTGGCCGTCGAGACGATGACGGAGGTCGGCGTCGACGCCATCGTGCCGTGGCAGGCGGCCCGTTGCATCACACAGTGGAAGGGCGACCGGGGGCTCAAGGCCCTCGGCAAGTGGCGGGCCACCGCCCGGGAGGCCGGCAAGCAGTCCCGCCGGGTCCGCTTCCCCGAGGTCGCGGACGCGGCGACCACCAAACAGGTTGCCGCACTTCTCGCCGAAGCCGACTTCGCCGCCGTGCTGCACTCCGACTTCGAGCACGACAACCGGCCGCTGGCCACCGCCGAACTGCCCGCCGAGGGCGAGATCGTGCTGGTCGTCGGCCCCGAAGGAGGCGTCGCACGGGACGAGTTGGCCCTCTTCGAGGAGGCGGGTGCGAAGGCTTACGTACTCGGCCCCACCGTGCTGCGCACATCCACCGCCGGCACCGCCGCCGCGGCCCTGCTGCTGGGCCGCACCGGCCGCTGGTCCTGA
- a CDS encoding VOC family protein has product MELAQVRLLVTDFTGCYRFYADVLGLKPQSGATEGPYEKFSPHVGSAGIALQDRAMMAEILDELGESACGHRSLVVLRVDDLDAYCAQVTSRGATLLHGPAPMTDRMRVAHLKDPEGNLVELQEWLLLSG; this is encoded by the coding sequence GTGGAACTCGCCCAAGTCCGGCTCCTGGTCACCGACTTCACCGGCTGCTACCGCTTCTACGCCGACGTCCTCGGCCTGAAGCCGCAGTCCGGCGCGACCGAGGGCCCGTACGAGAAGTTCAGTCCGCACGTCGGCTCCGCCGGTATCGCCCTGCAGGACCGGGCCATGATGGCCGAGATCCTGGACGAACTGGGCGAGAGCGCCTGCGGGCACCGTTCCCTGGTCGTCCTGCGGGTCGACGATCTCGACGCCTACTGCGCGCAGGTCACCTCCCGCGGCGCCACCCTGCTGCACGGCCCGGCACCCATGACCGACCGCATGCGCGTCGCCCACCTCAAGGACCCGGAGGGCAACCTGGTGGAACTGCAGGAGTGGCTGCTGCTGAGCGGCTGA
- a CDS encoding S41 family peptidase — MTFVAEDDVWLAPLDGGRAWRVSADNRPVTQPRISPDGRRLAWTSTRDGAPEVHVAPVDGGPAERLTYWGNRRTEVRGWTADGRVLALGAHGRPSFRQSWAHAVPLDGGPAETLPYGPVGDVAPGPATVLLSAPMGREAAYWKRYRGGTAGRLWIDRDGGGEFVRLHEEIDGNLECPVWAGDRIAFLSDHEGTGALYSSLADGSGLRRHTPLDGFYARHASGDGTRVVYSSAGELWLLEDLEGAEPRRLDVRLGGPRIDLRPRPVNAGRWFGAACPDHTARGSAVCVRGGIHWVTHRSGPARALAASPGVRGRMPRTFRADGEEWVVWVTDAEGEDALEFAPATGNVPGATPRRLAAGQLGRVLELAMAPDGSRAAVAAHDGRLLLVERETGEVREVDRSEDGEVCGLAFSPDSAWLAWAHPGPRPLSQLRLAHTTDLSVTEATPLRFQDYAPAFTLDGKHLAFLSNRAFDPVYDEHVFDLAFVVGARPHLITLAATTPSPFGPQRHGRPFETPDKDETPDSEGTPATRIDLEGLADRIVPFPVEAGRYSTLQAAKNGVLWLRHPVQGVLGAARAHPEDPDPHTELERYDLAQRRLEHLASEADHFEVSGDGKRVLLWSDGRLRVVPSDRRTGTDDDGDTSVTVDLARVRQTLDPAAEWRQMYDETGRLMRDHFWRPDLGGADWTGVLARYRPLLARLATHSDLTDLLWEVQGELGTSHAYVIPSGGRGGGARHGLLGADISRHPDGSWRIDRILPAETSDPDARSPLAAPGVAVRPGDAIIAVAGHCVDPVTGPAPLLVGTAGHPVELTISPAAGGEPRHTVVIPVADEEPLRYHAWVADRRAHVHAASAGRLGYLHVPDMQAPGWAQIHRDLRVEVAREGLVVDVRENRGGHTSQLVVEKLARRIIGWDVPRGMRPTSYPLDAPRGPVVAVANEFSGSDGDIVNAAIKALGIGPVVGTRTWGGVIGIDSRYRLVDGTLVTQPKYAMWLEGQGWDVENRGVEPDVEVVQRPQDWAAGRDTQLDEAVRIALEALEERPAKTPPGMPG; from the coding sequence GTGACGTTCGTCGCCGAGGACGACGTATGGCTCGCGCCCCTCGACGGCGGCCGGGCCTGGCGGGTCAGCGCGGACAACCGGCCCGTGACCCAGCCCCGGATATCCCCGGACGGGCGCCGTCTCGCCTGGACCTCCACCCGGGACGGCGCGCCCGAGGTGCATGTCGCCCCCGTCGACGGCGGCCCCGCCGAACGGCTGACGTACTGGGGCAACCGCCGTACCGAGGTGCGCGGCTGGACCGCCGACGGACGGGTGCTCGCGCTGGGCGCGCACGGCCGGCCCAGCTTCCGCCAGTCCTGGGCGCACGCCGTCCCGCTGGACGGCGGACCCGCCGAGACCCTGCCGTACGGCCCGGTCGGCGATGTGGCGCCGGGGCCGGCCACCGTGCTGCTGTCCGCGCCGATGGGCCGCGAGGCGGCGTACTGGAAGCGCTACCGGGGCGGTACGGCGGGCAGGCTGTGGATCGACCGGGACGGCGGCGGGGAGTTCGTACGGCTCCACGAGGAGATCGACGGCAACCTCGAGTGCCCGGTCTGGGCCGGCGACCGCATCGCCTTCCTCAGCGACCACGAGGGCACCGGCGCCCTGTACTCCTCCCTCGCCGACGGCTCCGGCCTGCGCCGCCACACCCCCCTCGACGGCTTCTACGCCCGCCACGCGTCCGGCGACGGCACCCGGGTCGTCTACAGCTCGGCCGGTGAGCTGTGGCTGCTGGAGGACCTGGAGGGCGCCGAGCCACGCCGGCTGGACGTGCGCCTCGGCGGGCCCCGGATCGATCTGCGGCCCCGCCCGGTGAACGCCGGCCGCTGGTTCGGCGCGGCCTGCCCCGACCACACCGCGCGCGGCAGCGCGGTGTGCGTGCGCGGCGGGATCCACTGGGTCACCCATCGCTCCGGCCCGGCCCGCGCCCTGGCCGCCTCCCCCGGTGTGCGCGGCCGGATGCCCCGTACCTTCCGTGCCGACGGCGAGGAGTGGGTGGTGTGGGTGACGGACGCCGAGGGCGAAGACGCCCTGGAGTTCGCCCCCGCGACCGGGAACGTGCCCGGCGCCACCCCGCGCCGGCTCGCCGCCGGACAGCTCGGCCGGGTCCTGGAGCTGGCCATGGCCCCCGACGGCAGCCGGGCCGCCGTCGCCGCGCACGACGGCAGACTGCTCCTGGTCGAGCGGGAGACCGGCGAGGTCCGCGAGGTCGACCGCAGCGAGGACGGCGAGGTCTGCGGCCTCGCCTTCTCACCCGACTCCGCCTGGCTCGCCTGGGCCCACCCCGGCCCCCGCCCGCTCTCCCAGCTGCGCCTCGCGCACACCACCGACCTGTCGGTCACCGAGGCGACCCCCCTGCGCTTCCAGGACTACGCGCCCGCCTTCACCCTCGACGGCAAGCACCTCGCGTTCCTGTCCAACCGCGCCTTCGACCCGGTCTACGACGAGCACGTCTTCGACCTCGCCTTCGTGGTCGGCGCCCGCCCGCACCTGATCACCCTGGCGGCCACCACGCCCTCGCCCTTCGGCCCGCAGCGGCACGGCCGCCCCTTCGAGACCCCGGACAAGGACGAGACCCCCGACAGCGAGGGCACCCCCGCCACCCGTATCGACCTGGAGGGCCTCGCCGACCGCATCGTCCCGTTCCCGGTGGAGGCCGGCCGCTACTCCACCCTCCAGGCCGCCAAGAACGGCGTGCTCTGGCTGCGCCACCCCGTGCAGGGCGTCCTCGGCGCCGCCCGCGCCCACCCCGAGGACCCCGACCCGCACACCGAGCTGGAGCGCTACGACCTCGCCCAGCGGCGCCTGGAGCACCTCGCCTCCGAGGCCGACCACTTCGAGGTCAGCGGCGACGGCAAACGGGTCCTGCTGTGGAGCGACGGCCGGCTGCGGGTCGTGCCCAGCGACCGCCGTACGGGCACCGACGACGACGGCGACACCAGCGTCACCGTCGACCTCGCCCGCGTCCGCCAGACCCTCGACCCGGCCGCCGAATGGCGGCAGATGTACGACGAGACCGGACGCCTCATGCGCGACCACTTCTGGCGCCCCGACCTGGGCGGCGCCGACTGGACCGGCGTCCTCGCCCGCTACCGCCCCCTCCTGGCCCGCCTGGCCACCCACAGCGACCTGACCGACCTCCTGTGGGAGGTGCAGGGCGAGCTGGGCACCTCGCACGCCTATGTCATCCCCTCCGGCGGCCGGGGCGGCGGCGCCCGCCACGGCCTGCTCGGTGCCGACATCTCCCGCCACCCGGACGGCAGTTGGCGCATCGACCGCATCCTGCCCGCGGAGACCTCCGACCCGGACGCCCGCTCCCCGCTCGCCGCACCCGGCGTCGCGGTCCGCCCGGGGGACGCGATCATCGCCGTCGCCGGGCACTGCGTCGACCCGGTGACGGGCCCGGCCCCGTTGCTCGTCGGCACCGCGGGCCACCCGGTGGAGCTGACCATCTCCCCGGCAGCGGGCGGCGAACCCCGCCACACCGTCGTGATCCCCGTCGCCGACGAGGAACCCCTGCGCTACCACGCCTGGGTCGCCGACCGCCGCGCCCACGTCCACGCCGCCTCCGCCGGTCGCCTCGGCTACCTCCACGTGCCCGACATGCAGGCCCCCGGCTGGGCCCAGATCCACCGTGACCTGCGCGTCGAGGTGGCCCGCGAGGGACTCGTGGTCGACGTCCGCGAGAACCGCGGCGGCCACACCTCCCAGCTCGTGGTCGAGAAGCTCGCCCGCCGCATCATCGGCTGGGACGTCCCGCGCGGCATGCGTCCCACCAGCTACCCCCTCGACGCCCCGCGCGGCCCGGTCGTCGCCGTCGCCAACGAGTTCTCCGGCTCCGACGGCGACATCGTCAACGCGGCGATCAAGGCCCTGGGCATCGGCCCGGTCGTCGGCACCCGCACCTGGGGCGGCGTCATCGGTATCGACAGCCGCTACCGCCTGGTCGACGGCACCCTGGTCACCCAGCCGAAGTACGCGATGTGGCTGGAGGGGCAGGGCTGGGACGTGGAGAACCGCGGGGTCGAGCCGGACGTGGAGGTCGTACAGAGACCGCAGGACTGGGCAGCGGGCCGTGACACCCAACTCGACGAGGCGGTCAGGATCGCGCTGGAGGCGCTGGAGGAGCGGCCCGCGAAAACTCCGCCGGGCATGCCGGGCTGA
- a CDS encoding histidine triad nucleotide-binding protein, giving the protein MAGEPQDDCLFCKIVAGTIPATVVRETDTTVAFRDINPQAPTHILVIPKAHYKDAATLGAQAPQLAAAVLAETQAVADEEKLDSYRVVFNTGSGAGQTVWHAHAHVLGGRGMQWPPG; this is encoded by the coding sequence ATGGCGGGAGAACCGCAGGACGACTGCCTGTTCTGCAAGATCGTCGCGGGTACGATCCCGGCGACGGTCGTCCGCGAGACAGACACCACCGTCGCATTCCGGGACATAAACCCCCAGGCCCCCACGCACATTCTGGTGATCCCCAAGGCCCACTACAAGGACGCCGCCACCCTCGGGGCCCAGGCACCGCAGCTCGCCGCCGCCGTCCTCGCCGAGACGCAGGCCGTGGCCGACGAGGAGAAGCTCGACAGCTACCGCGTCGTCTTCAACACCGGCTCCGGCGCCGGCCAGACCGTCTGGCACGCCCACGCGCACGTCCTCGGCGGCCGCGGCATGCAGTGGCCCCC